The DNA segment CGGCTATATTGTGATATTAACATTTGTCACTGCCATAGGAGCTGATAGATGAAGCTCGTCTCTTGATCGCCCCTCCCCGATACACGTTCTCAGTCAGATGTACTCGCGTCAgacataaaaattacttacaaccGCATTGTGTCCATTTGTAAATACGAAATGATGACACTCGAGTTTCCGACTTAGTTAGATAAAGTATGAAGTGATTCATACTTCGTAGAGTAATTAATTACTTCGGGCGACATCAGAATGTAGAACAAAATATCGGTTATGAGGTGTATttaatgtgaattatttttaacggtTAGGTTACCTTTGTCAAGGATTGTAATCAAAAAAAGTACAAAGAAAATATGAGTGGGAAtgtctaatataataattaaaaaatcaaaagcaCCGTCAACGCAATACGAATGTGTATAAAATGTACGTACttctaaaataattgtttagttTACGAACGGTTGCAAGGCCAATCTTTTAAAAGGAGATGTTTGAATTTGTATACTGTGCTGTGGAATTGCTACTCACTAGTATATTATTGTATCACAAACTGATTTATGCTCTGATTATAATCTGCTGTCTTTGAACATCGCAACTTGTCTTTCGCGTCGTAAAACGTAGTGTTTATTGTTAGAATATCTCGAGGGTATTATTTCAAAGAcaatgtgaaaataattttggtttcaggtttatcttaattatttatttgcacaatATTTTGCATTCCTTTCGTGTTGAGCTTCTCGAGGACGATAACATTTACATGctttttttgcaatatattcTAGGTAAAGTACGAgtgattttcattttattctcATTTCTTCTTTTGGAAGCTCAACTTTTGTTGAAAGTAGAGAGTTATCCCGTTTTACATCTTTGATTTTCTGTCTTTGTACATTGTACATGTTACATAATTTATCtggattttgatattatttagcTTAAGGAATAAAGAtgccattttaatataaacttaaaattggATACCATTAAACTTGccatttgtaaaatatagggtGACGTAAATTGTAACTCTTTTTAATAGGTTGAAAAATAATGGTATCAATTTTTAAGTTGTTACTACTTAAGGTTCATAATATGAAAgttgttaaattgtaaaaaatgaaATTGGCAGCTAGTAAGATGTTTTggattatgaattataatataattatgtaagaaATGAATGGCATAAAGTCGATAATTGCATTAATAATAGATAGTAAATATGTCTGCCGATTTCCATAAGAATTGGACCAAAACATGACTGATGTAGGCACAGGttaattagttaaataaattgttaccaTACTTAAAAGGTAATTCTAAATCCAGCcatgattattaaatatatttttgttttattaccacTTTTAATTTCATCCTGTTCTTATTGTATAGTGTTGCATGATATAGCATGATTGTTCTTGAAATCCAGATTTATTATGTGTTCTCTTCTACGTTGGTTGTTCGCAAATATAATTCTTGTAATTTCGTGATCACTATTTGTGCTTCAAAAACGCCTCCGATTCATttcaatgtattattttgaatacaattGCAAGTCCATTCACAAAAAGATTATGAAAATGGATTTGAATGGAAGTTCATTTGGATGTCTTGATCACCAATATGGTGATACTActaataattcaaaatgaaGAATCGTGTTATAGGTGTTAAAAGGCGCCGATTCTCATTCGCTTCTTCACTACATTCTTGTGCATTTGATTAAAAACGTTTACACTTGTCATagtcttatatttaattttgtttctttaaattttgGTACCACTAGATAGGATTGTGCGGAATCGGATAAGTGTAATTGATTGTCATTCTTTCCCTTCGTTTTCTAGAATTTTTACTAAGATTATCGCattgattgtttatttatgaaaaaatatttataatcgcTGATAAATGTTTGAAGACACAATATTAAAAGTAGGGAGTATGcagtatacaatattaataaaatgtccGTTTACGAAATGAATCGCAGATGTTGTTGTGTCGCCGATGTTTACCCTGAAACTGACTTGCGATATCAGtattaaaattctttacttTCAACAACCACTTCTGTCTTTGCTTATGAGCGTTATTAGCTTTTTGCTCCGCAAAAGTAATGTGTATGTGATAAAAGTATCTGATTAagatccattttattttattactgcgTAAACTTCTAGATTTATCGTtcgtattttgtaaataatattagattttgtaaaatatactttatctGATAAACTCAATTATTCGTAACGAAATTAGCTTGCCCGATCCCTAGCCGCCAAAAATATGGTGTTTAGATACCGCaatccataaattttatttatacattttcaaacAACGTTACAGTTATCTAACGCTGTTTTAACAGTGCTGACAATTATCactaattgaaatattatcataaaaaagaaACGGAATTTTGCTGGCggcgtaaattaaaattttaaatattcttttaaacttATAAAGTTACAAGTATAAAATTGCAAGAGATCGTCGGCTCTAAGCTGTTATAATGATGCTTAAAACACCTAACcgtttaaattatacttttaaactTCCTTTTGTATTCTTTGAAAATACATatcaattttttaatatgtatctgACAGCGGAAGTGTTGATCTCTGTTTCACTAATACAGCATAGTGAATAATTCAGTAATGGCACTTTTCTCGTCCTAAATATGATGGTCACATTGCATCCACTGCATCGACACCatgtgaaaattatattttttatttttataaccattgCCACTACCTACAGTGCACAGTGAATGCGAggcgaatttaattattacatacgTGGGGTGAATTTGTCAgagtatattgtaaataaataacgttttatgtaataattttatttgaaatctgCCAAAGTCCACGTGTCTAATAGGCTATAGCATCGAGCTGTCAATTAGAATTATACGATACTTATATTCCTTGAAATAACTTCCCCCGTTAATAAAATACGAAGTTCTAGGTGAAAGTAGACTGTAATGATGACTATTTTTTATCTGTCTAGGTGGATGACCATCATAAACTAATTTATACacagattaaaattaaatagatttacCTATTGGCAAGttgtgtaaattaaataaataagcttaCTATAATGCTATTATTATGATGTCACTAGTTAAGtaagcaatataaatataaggtaATACGAAATCGATGttgtattatttcaaaactCCTAGGAATAAAACTGGTTTTAGTGTTGAGAAGTTTTAATTGGTAACGAATAGAGAAGATAGTTCAGGTATGTTTAGTGAAAGTCGACAACTTCAGTCTTGAGTTTGGAGGCGAGTGCCCGGCGTAGCTGCATGGCGTCCGGTGTGGGAGGCGGCGCCACTCCCGCCagcaccgccgccgccgcgcgtgCCGACCGCGGCCGCGCCCGCGCACCACCCGCCGCACCCAACACGCCCGGACCTTCTGTGTCACACCATACACGATCACTTATACAAATAATCCTCAATCATTGAAAATTGCTATATTAGTTagttcatttaaaaaatctataggaatcctgtttattattaaaaaaaaggatgTTTTCACAGCTATAGGATAGCAATTACATGTCACTACACAATTACAAATACGATACTCGCCACCATGTGCTTCTTCAGTGTCAACAGCTCCAAGCCGTCGCTCGCGGACTTGTTTCTTCAAAGCCAAGAGTTTGTCGCGTTGTTGCTTTAGGTACTCTTGCCGTGCGCGCATTTCTTCTTCGGTCACCTATTAGACGACTCGCATTTATAACAGACAGAAGAATAAGTAGTGACcgtttaaactaaatattagaaaaaaatacaagttgGAATACCTACCAAAATAATCggaatttacattaataaaatgaaatgggCTGGATAAGCATTGTCTAACAATGTTAAATAGGTACATTGTTACttgtacacaatattataactgaaatttgtaatattttttaaatcgtttacAAGTTTCATAATTATTGATCTAGTCACACCTCAATTTTTTTGGGCGGAGGAGGTGGCGGCTGCTTCAGTGGttctaaaactttttttttcaccaTAGGAAAGGAAACATTACGTTTTTCCTTGTTATCATCTTTCTtttcaaaactttgtaatttattcaaaaGAGTTTGTTTTTCAGCCACCACTTCTTCAGGTGGAACACTTATCTCAACTTTATCTTCAATTTCATCCAGTTGCAGCCTGAAATTATTTATGTGGTATAACATCGGAtcgaatatttttcttattatactgtgtttatattattgtcataGCTTCTAAAAATTATCCTATATTCAACACATCATAATACAGCCAATGTCCTAGGTAGGTcgatagttataatttttatttcatcctTCACAAAGAGTATTTCTAAATCTTTTTGTTGTTAACTCTTATCTAAagagaatttaaatatataattattgattgcGTAAGAATTCGTAGTTATATTGCGCAGTACTACACCGCTTTGATGCCCCGGGTAAAGCagtatatttgggttttctgctcagtaccagcTCGGGACTATGGTATACCCGAAATGGCGGTAAATTCTTTCCGTCACGTCATGAAACGGAATACactggcgaaaagtgggtggcctAGTTGTACCTCTACCTAAGAACCCCTTCATGGACAAAAGCATGACATGtcctttgtttgtttttaaattattgatccACATGTAAAGAACAGTTAATTAACTTACTTTTTAATCTCAGTCATGACATCATCATTGTCTGGCCAGTCATCGCTTTCCTCGCTGCGTGATGTATCCAAATCTTCCGAGTCTGATGAAAACAGGTTCGGCATTGCGCCATATCTTCTCTCTATTAATTCTAAAGCCTGAAAAGAACATACCTACAGTTGAAATGCCTGTATTATGCGTctatttcttacaaataaataatacacgaTATATGGATAAATGATATtgattaattattcttttacgATTTTGTACTTGGCTGGAACctatatgtaattaattacctacatagtttatttttttaagattcgAAGGAGGTTTTATTGGGTGAACCGATTAGGTACAcctaaatacaatttattatagtagatatttaaataagataccTGTAGTTGCAGTTCCACATTCTTGTGCGTCATCATTTTGACGAACATGTCGTAGTCATTGGCCGCCCATATTTGTTCAAACAGGCGACGATAAAAATGCGCCGGCAATCCTGCCAAGTCACGAGCCGAAAGCTTACAAGCCGCCTCAAATTGTTCTGCCGTAATTCCTATGTCATCCATAAACGATCCTAGCATCACATCTACCTATAATATAGTATGATTAAAATTTAGTACACTGAAATAATGcagaataattcaaataaataatacaattagcattgaaaaatttacaaaaccGGAAGGATGGCTACAGATAAATTCTAAGAAGGAATAAAGtgaataatcaataaaaaaaagtgttaaatGTTAACATATTGCGCTTACTAAGTTTCGATATTCATTGTGAATCTTTTTATATTCAGGTCTATCAAGCACTTCCCCATTGTCCGTCGGCTCAAAAGCTGTAGAccaaaggaaaaatatataaagctaaatattATTGCATAGTACACCAAATAATACTAACAACTAATTAGTACCTAATGTTTGAACTTATATAATTCATCTAGATTCATTGTgtatcaatgaaaaatttaaCTAACTAACGCCTGTTGCTTTTATAATAGCAAAATGTACCtaactaaaaattattaataaaaaaaaataagtaggatttgattaaaattgtttaataaggtatattataaattgtattgactgcctcggtggcgtagttgtattgcacgttcggtacaatagcgctctgaggtcctgggttcgaatcccgggtcgggcaaagtgatatttgggtttttctgctcagtatcagcccggagtctggaatttgtgcccgatatggcgataggctcgccccctatcacatcatgggacgcaacatacttggcgaaaagtgggtgccctagttgcgcctctgcataccccttcggggataaaatgcgtgatgttatgtatgtatgttatgtataaattgtatttcattGTGACAGGAAAACTTACGCAAGGACTTCTCTTCTATAAATGTCTGTAGGGGGACGTTCCAAACAGGTCCATGTAGAAACCCCACCAGTGAATCAAATACCCAAGCATTACCGTCAGAATTATCCATTACAAATATTGCATTGACAAGTAAATGATCTAATATAGCATTTATCAATTGCAGCTTGACCAgttctttgttttaattttctgtatCAACTAAAcagtttaatgaaaatatgtgacGTCTCACAGTTGTTTGCGTCCAAGTTGTTATGGTTACTACATAGGCAAATGTGGCATTATGTTGTTTTCTTTCATGTTTACTCTATCAGTAACCCAGGATACTGAGTTATTAATAGCTCCCTGGAGGCTATATCGCAgagcataattattataaactccAAGAAAAAGAATTAAGTATCACCGTTACTTTTAGTGAAATCCAgagaattcatttttttttataaaatactaataaaacatGATAAGGAGTTGTTTTATTTGGAAGGGAAACAATTTTTTGAGGATCTACTGTTGTTAGGTATAGTCGGGTTGCCCTGCTTTGGATACCTTCTGGCACCCAATCCAACCGCAATGTGGCAACAACGTTCCCTAGCTGGTCGATTATTAGGACTTTAGGGGTGGGGAAAGgggtattgttttttttttatatcttggagtgagatccaatagaatgttaactgacgagagatgattacccctcggcagccgATGCAGTTATGGCGGCCTGGTACCAAATATAGATAGGCTTATCCCGgggccggaacgcgacacaatacacacctcgtgtacggtcgtcgctatccgggcggatataaaatatacctatccCACAACCAGTAAATGCTTGTTCTCTGTTGTAGATAATATCGGTGgatgttgttatttattttattatgtttaagtacATGTTGTTTAATGTTGCTTCACTGATTACTAAATAGCGGCGTTTATTGAGGTCGCGATATCATTTTTTTTGCCAGTAGGTGGTGGGCGGTTCTGTAGGTAGTACCTATTTCACCAGACTGCAGGCTGATGCAGCTAGCTTCGGTTATGAGGAGTGTCTTGATTCTTGCTGCGTGTTCAAAATCCAAGATCCAAAAGCAATATTAATTTACCTAGAAGCTATatctactgaacataatatgaatttaGTAGAATGGTACATCATAATTTCATGACAACCCAACACAACAAAggaattaagtaatttattacatttgattttGGTGAGTTTCCTGCTGAGTCTTCAAAGTGCAAGGTCCACAGTACCAGGTAAAAGTAAATTGTCATTCCGAAGTGATCCGCAATCTAACAccgaagtaaaaaaatatgtcataaagtttttttttattgagaacACAGGGGTCTTAATCTCTacgccaataaaataaaaaaaacaatagaaattggtataAGTATAGAATACCGCTCCACattaatttcacgaagataacgtaataCGGTCGTGTTACGAtgtatgtttaatgttttagagaataaggcctctgCAGAATGAGTCAGTGTCTATTGAGATAACAAGCCCAAGGTAGAAGGTTTCTATTGGAtgcattacaaaaaaatatcataaagcCTGGCTTTTTCATCAGCTTTatctggaaaaaaaaaaaaaggtatttttcttaatttcagAAGTGTTGTTACTTTCCATTTTTCGTGCGTATAAGATTACTCATAACAGTGACAAGTAACAAAAGTTTGTATTGATGACATAGCCGAACACATAGTTGTACGTTGGCAGCACAGCACAATTGATCTTAGctagcttaaataaaaaaaaaaaggtttttgacACTGGCTGTCAATTGGGCTGTCAAAATCAATCCTAAGTCAGTGCTGCCAGGTATATAGtttatctgtatttttatagatttttaactCAAGATACACTTAATATCATATGGTATAGATATCAGTTATTACCATTACAGAATTTTACCATTCgtacacatttttatacagAATAAAGAGTTTATTcgcaatattaatgtatttatttaatctgaACTTCAGGATATAAGAGAGTGGtactcaaagagaattataatatatatggtgGTACTGGTACCTAAAAAATTAAAGGTTACCGGAAAATGAAATACTTGcgtattaattttttatgtgtgaaataattgtattatattctgtttgtAAAAGTTTACTTATTCATTGGAATAAGTAAACTTTTACAAACAGAAATTGAAATTTTAGGAcctataaaaagaaaagttgTTAAACTAAAATCTGTGTAGATTTTTCATATAATACAGATAATACGACTCCGCAACCTGGCAGCACTGTTTAAAGCCGTGatcgaatttttaaaatttctatgcACACACGAAATAATCCAGacaataatattgtagaaaaacaaaactaccataacaattttaatgtcaaacCAAAACTCAGTATTTGACTATGAAAACGTGAACGGAGTAAAACTAGCTTTAAAAGTTGACACCGGCAATGGTTCTCCGAATTCAAGGCTTTTTACGATATCATAcaagaatgaaaaaaataaatcttcgtGGCCTAAGAAGTCTTTATTTTTCGCTATCTTATTCAACTGTTTAGCCCTAACGTTCATTCAAATAAGTTTAACTGCAATGcttgttataataatagtattatcatttttagtttttttttgggtGACACACAGTGTTCAGTCAGGTGAGTGGCtcttgttgtatttattatttcaacatCCAATATAATAGTcattttctaaataacaattaaaatactgtttaattttaatatcatattcaAATACTTACAACAGTTTCTATCTTTTAAAAAACACTGAAACATCTTTGCAAattttcattcataatattagtaatagtAAGGTCCTATATTCCAAGAAAAATTCACACAAATAAGTCTCTAGTAATggtaagtattaaatatatacaagaCATGATTAacgtcattaatattttttctattttcagaGAGCTTGCTAGTCATTCCCACTGTTGGTGTACAGAGTTCGGTGAAGTATGTATGTGGCAGAGAGGATCAGTTTGTATCCTGGTCTAGTATAGATGATGTTATCATCAATGAAGTCATCAGAATGGTAAGCAGAACATGTTAATTCTGTTTAGATagcttcttttaatttttttaaatgtttatttacattttaatgttcTTACTTTATTTCACTTGTCATTACCATCATCCCATGAAGTCTACTGCGgaatataggcctcccctaaagatatCTAGAcagtattcaatttaaattaaaatacagtatAATCTTTTTGTAGACCCTGCATATATGGACTAGGACTAAATTTTAAGATTATGAAGGATCAAATTCTGGGAAGTGATGACATTTGGCACAAGAAAAAAGAGCAATATTTTCGATTTCCTTAAAATAACTTTCCAATCACCTTGCGAAGATTGCAACCTCATTTAATACTCTGGCTTTCTAATTGTTCAGTATTactacaaaatgtttaactctcatataaatttcaatttgaatgtatttttctaAGTAAATCAAGTAACCGAAATGAGTAATAGTATATTGGAAGcttattgattaataaaataaagaattgtgATAACATaaagaaatgtttataaaaaatatttatttaaataataaaaaagtaatgatgtatgtattattttttttcagaatcGAGTATTGTATTATCTAACACTACTAGTGAAGCCTGTTAATCAAACTACTATAGAAGCTGAGTCAATTAAGCTCATACCACTTTTTAAAGTAAGTGAAATAATCACCTACCATCTAAGTTTGCTCATTGTAAGTTATTCTTGTTCGCCCAGTTAGTGACCTcattttcaaatacaaatacaaatttttgATTGCTGAATGTAGgtgtaacaaaatgttttaatacattctaCCGGGATAGGTACCGATGTGCAATACAATCTTACTACACTGTGTACTCAATAAAGTAGTAACTTTTACATTGcttttttatatagtatgtaattcacattatatttcttatatatatattaaattggtaaaacttaaataatgacaaatttatttatgttcaaggtatttctgagtgctataaaaacaatttgataaaagccacttattaattttgtatttaaatgatgtCAAGGaatcagtattttttatgtcagatggtaatttattataaatttttattgccATACAATACTTACATGTTGTTGTTGAGCATTACAGATTTGCATTGGGGATAGTATATAAGGTTTTTATGTCTGGTCTCTCTTTCTAACACTTGCCCATGACTCTTAAAGTAGCTTGGATTCTGTCTTAAAAAGATACAAatgatatattatgatatattatgttatattatgatatatgtaCTTGAACCTTTACTTTTGAAGTATAGTCAGGAGGCCCATCTATGAGGGCAAAtctgtctttttgcaattatgggcGTTTTAATCCAATTGATAACTGTGTGGATAAAAAggggattttttttatcctttacCTATATGGCGAATAAAGTTGTCCTTCAATTAGAACACTCTTGATTGCAAAATTACAGATAAGGTCTCATAGACAGGATAAGGCCCCCTGACTGCATTAGAattcattttagattttttaaaaattgtgttaAATAACTATGATTTTTCTACGCCTCAGTGACAAGTCGAGCAACTCATTTGTTTGATGGGTAACTGGACAAAAACAACTTCCTCCAAAGTTCAAtttaatattccataaaattCAGTGtcgtaatacaaatatttttgttacagtaTACAAAACCTCGGTTGGTGATGCTTGAGAAAATATATTCAGAACTACAGAATCTGCTCACAGAAACCCAGAAAGGAGATGCTGCCAAGGGTTCAGGAGATATTGGATAAGTTATAAAGTAAACAAGGTCTTTTACATCTAGGCCTTACTTATAAATGCTGTATATGTTtagttatacaatgttttgtgtCACTTCTAACagtcaagcaaaatcaagtctttattttctaaaaatagagtacatagtttttgcttttaattttaattatagcagtattttataataagccAGCAACATCGAGTCAACAATCTTCGGATTGTCAGAGCACCATCTGAGTTGCCTACCTCTATTCTGTTTTGCATTATATCTTGGAAGTGTTCACTCAGTAAACTTTTTGTCAATTTAGGTATTATACTCTAATATTAAATACCATTAACCAAATTAgtagacaaaatattaaatttaatagatatatagtgtttttttagtaatgcgTTAATACACCTTTTTCGCTGTGTTTCATATTTATAGGTTTTCTTTGGCAATTCTGCCATCTAAGATTATTATTGACATTCCGTTTTTGGAGAAAGGGCGCATCCAGAGGAGGGTCATGGGGGTCATGACCCCCCGCTTGGGCTTGGTCCAGGATCTAGGTGGAccactaattaaaattgttaaacatgatctttttatatatttttgtcccaatttaaattttatttaattatgtaagtgcttaattattttagtatgtacttacaatataaataaataaaataatataatactttgtatttataataaattatatgctaTAGAAAtctagattttaaataattgtaattttaggaACATGTTATAGTCCAATAGAAATTTTcagctttttattataatatgtatattgtggTCTAACTAGGAGAATGTATTAGAAAAATCTAGATTTAGTTGTGttgtatttagaaaaatattcaattaattgccaaagtttatttgtaagttgaaaataatttgagtcataattattaagtaaacaataaataaatattttgttggaaaaatatttttattattcagatGTCCTTTGTAAGTGATaaggtatgtttttattatttggttttCTGAATAATAAGATGCTATTGGACTACTACTACGGCATAGGCTATATCTGacgccaagcagcattgtgcTTGTACAGCTGTTTTACCACGTGAAggaaattgtaattaatgttaaattgtGTAAACCGATTACACTGCAATATGAGATTATTATCttctttatattatggctgccactgtttatttatcggtgatttgcCAATATCAAAAACTTACAGCACATATAAAACGAAAAGAGGCTAAAAATCAGgtaaaatttaagtcataattcatagaaaGTAAGTTTTTCAGTTTACAccatcatatttataattttcattattatttgttattagcaAAAAAggacaactaatgaaaattttgttgcaaaCAAAAAGTTATGAAGacttctactttaaaaaaaataaagatttgattgttcaaattgaaaattctCAAAATATGAGAAAactattcataactcgaaaactatgaaaaaacgcgaaacatacatgggggtgaaaTGGATACCCCTAGGgttgctctatctctggacctctgcttgataatattttttggaacaGCCTATATAAGATTATCATAAGTTTTGTCTGAGAAAGACAATATGAATAGGTATATGATGTAATATACCTGTTTTGTTGTATTGATGACACTATGTATAGTCAGTCGTTTTTCGGGGGACCAGTGATGTTCCCCCGCGTCGTGCTTAAAATGCTAGCACTGAGATGGCTTCGGCGTGTTCGGGTCGAGGTCCCGGAGCCATTTTAAAGTCCTGATGGGGATCACCATGGGGTTTTTAGTCGGTAAAAATCCGACGTACCCCGTCTACCTTGCATATGCACGACAGGGATCCAAGAGTATTTtccccatgaaaaaaaaataaaaggtataGTCAGCCGTAAAAGTAGCTGAACTAAATCGAAATTTCAAAACGCTTTTCAAATGTCCGTATCAATAGtcgattttttgttaataaaagaaACTTCAAACGGCGTACTTTtattatagacaaaaaaaatatttctaataaagtGTATGGGTAAAAGCAAtttgaacttttaaatttattcagccACTTTTGTGGTTGACTTTACGTTACTTATAATTAATGGTATAAAAAACAAGTAGGTAGCTAGCATACGTATGTACAAGAAGTACAATCCACGAATTAGAACTGTATTCCAGGTGAAAGTAGAGTCACAATTAGGATAACCAAATTTTGCTAACCTGGATTTACGCCTGCAGGTGAATGGGGTCACATCTACAATATAGTAGGTACCTGCTGTACTGCCGGTACACATATTGGGTGTTGCAATATTTAACAAATCgaatattcaaacaaaaattgcATTGGTAGGCACTTAAGGCAGtaaatgttgtaaaaattatactttttaatttcctAATTATTTGCGGAAATTTTCTTTGATAAATAACATGtttaattatc comes from the Manduca sexta isolate Smith_Timp_Sample1 chromosome 13, JHU_Msex_v1.0, whole genome shotgun sequence genome and includes:
- the LOC115445014 gene encoding phosphatidylinositol N-acetylglucosaminyltransferase subunit H — encoded protein: MSNQNSVFDYENVNGVKLALKVDTGNGSPNSRLFTISYKNEKNKSSWPKKSLFFAILFNCLALTFIQISLTAMLVIIIVLSFLVFFWVTHSVQSESLLVIPTVGVQSSVKYVCGREDQFVSWSSIDDVIINEVIRMNRVLYYLTLLVKPVNQTTIEAESIKLIPLFKYTKPRLVMLEKIYSELQNLLTETQKGDAAKGSGDIG
- the LOC115444995 gene encoding cilia- and flagella-associated protein 36, which produces MDNSDGNAWVFDSLVGFLHGPVWNVPLQTFIEEKSLPFEPTDNGEVLDRPEYKKIHNEYRNLVDVMLGSFMDDIGITAEQFEAACKLSARDLAGLPAHFYRRLFEQIWAANDYDMFVKMMTHKNVELQLQALELIERRYGAMPNLFSSDSEDLDTSRSEESDDWPDNDDVMTEIKKLQLDEIEDKVEISVPPEEVVAEKQTLLNKLQSFEKKDDNKEKRNVSFPMVKKKVLEPLKQPPPPPPKKIEVTEEEMRARQEYLKQQRDKLLALKKQVRERRLGAVDTEEAHGEGPGVLGAAGGARARPRSARAAAAVLAGVAPPPTPDAMQLRRALASKLKTEVVDFH